Genomic window (Musa acuminata AAA Group cultivar baxijiao chromosome BXJ1-9, Cavendish_Baxijiao_AAA, whole genome shotgun sequence):
GTGGATAAGGAATGGCTGTGATCAGTGGATTGCCCACACGCTTTCATATGTGCGGACTGTGAGACACCAAAGCCTGCAACTCTCTCCTCCTCTGCCCATCAAAAACTAGAATCTGTTCCAGATTCTTGAAGACAGACATGTCAGCGGTGCTTCTCAGGGCCTCCGtctgccttctcctcctcctcttcctccaccgaaAGCTTGCCGCCTCAGCAAACGGAGGAGATAGCTTCACCTACAGTGGATTCAGGGGAGCCAATCTTACCCTCGATGGGGTGGCAGCCATCTCATCCGATGGTCTTCTTGTAGTCACCAACAAGACGACGCAGATAAAGGGCCATGCCTTCCATCCATCCCCTCTTCACTTCAGGAATCCATCAAATGGTAcaatcttctccttctccaccacttttGTCTTCGGCTTCGTCTCGGAATTCACCAATCTTAGTGGGAACGGcatggctttccttgtttctcccACCATGGACTTCTCCAAAGCCTTGGGTAGTCAGTACCTAGGCCTCTTCAATCAGAGCAACAATGGTAACTCGACCAATCATGTGCTTGCGATTGAGCTTGACTCGATCTTTAACCCCGAATTCGCAGATATGAATGACAACCATGTCGGGATCGACATCAATGGCTTGAAATCCAACAAGTCCCAGTCTGCTGGTTACTATGCTGATGATTCTGGTCTGCTCAATACTTTAAGTCTTAGAAATTGTGAAGCCATGCAGGTTTGGGTAGACTACGACGGCCAAACGAAGCTCATCAACGTTACCTTGGCTCCCGTCCCAATGGCCAAGCCACACAAACCTCTGTTGTCTGACACCATTGATCTTTCAAGCGTGTTATTAGATCCCATGTTTGTCGGCTTCTCCTCTTCCACTGGTCCTTTCCTGACGTCTCACTACGTTCTCGGATGGAGCTTCAAGATGAATGGAGTAGCTCCGGACCTTGACGACTCCCTGCTGCCTGTGCTTCCTTGTCCCAGATCTAAGGGTAAATCAGACGTTTTGGACATTGTGCTGCCGTTGGCGTCGGCTGGACTCGTTCTAATCACCGTAGGGATCATTGTGCTTCTCGTGAGACGGAGGATTAAGTATGCAGAGCTCCTCGAGGATTGGGAGCTTGAGTACGGTCCTCATCGGTTCTCCTACAAAGATCTGTTCGAAGCTACCAAGGGTTTCAGAGACAAGGAGCTGCTCGGAATGGGCGGGTTCGGAAGGGTCTACAAGGGGGTGCTGCAGACGTCTAAGGTGGAAGTTGCGGTGAAGAGAGTGTCTCATGAATCGAGACAGGGCATGAGAGAGTTCATAGCAGAGGTAGTCAGCATCGGTCGCCTCCGCCACCGGAACCTTGTCCAGTTGCTGGGCTATTGCCGGCGCAAAGGGGAGCTCCTGTTGGTGTACGACTACATGCAAAATGGGAGCCTCGACAAGTTCCTGTATGACGAAGCCAAGCCTACTCTGGACTGGCCGACGCGCTTCCGGATCATCAAAGGCGTGGCATCAGGCCTTCTCTATCTACACGAAGACTGGGAGCAAGTCGTCATCCACAGAGACGTCAAGGCAAGCAATGTGCTGCTCGACCATGAACTGAACGGAAGGCTGGGCGACTTTGGCCTAGCAAGGTTGTATGATCACGGAACTGCTCCCAAGACCACTCGTGTCGTCGGAACCATGGGTTATCTTGCTCCCGAGCTGGCTCGAACCGGCAAGGCCACCACCATCACCGACGTGTTTGCGTTCGGGATCTTCGTCTTGGAGGTTGCTTGCGGAAGGCGGCCGGTGGACCCGATCACCTTCGGGGAGGAGCTCATTTTGTTGGATTGGGTGCTGGAGAATTGGCGGAAGGGATGCATACAGGAAACGAGTGATCCGAGGCTGGGAGAAGAATTCGTGGTGGAGGAGATGGAGATGGTTTTGAAGCTTGGATTGCTGTGCTCGCATCCGCTGCCGGCGGGCAGGCCGAGCATGCGCCAAGTTGTGGAGTACTTGGAGGGCAATGCGCCACTCCCAGAGTTGTCGCCGACGTACCTCAGCTTCAGCGTTCTTGCGATGCTTCACAACGAAGGCTTCGACGACTACATCATGTCCTATCCTTCGTCGGTGGCCACTGCAACTTCTATTTCCGGAGGTTTTCAAAAGCAGATGGGAAGCATCGCTTTATGAGACGTCTCCCTCTCTTCTGTTCCTTCCTTTCCACATAGCGACTGTTCTCTTTGCATTGATACGAATCTACCAGGAGTCAGATAAACTTGATTAACATGATATTTTGATCCAAAGTATACATGCTGGGTTCATTTTCTGTGTTAAATTCTTCTGGAGCACCCATTTTTGGCTCACTGAATTGTAACTCTCTGCATTGCTTGCTGTTCTTCCACTCCACAATATTTTGCATCCTGTAGTAGGAAAAATATACCTGTGAGAGTTGCCTGCTCTTAGTTACGGACGAACACTGCTCAAGAACTGAATGATGCAGATCAAGACATGTTCTTATTTTCTGGACAAATATAGAGAATCTGCAATCATGGAACATAGCAAAACAGACCTCCAAATCAACCTGATCAGATACTCCACCACATAAGTCCATCCAATCCACACCTCACTCTTCCTTATGTGATGTGCATTGGATCAAAGTTAGAATACAATTGAAGGCAAATGCAGAAGCCTGAGACACACACAACTTCTTCAAATGATTAAGACATATAGTGAAACCTAACATCAGCTATTTCCTCCTGAGCACACAGAGACAAATCAATCTCAGAAAACACAATCAATGACAAGGATAGGATTATGATACATAGAGGAAAATATGACATGATATAAGACACTAAAAGAAGGATAGATTTGTGCTTGTAGCAGTTAAACTTGTCATCCACTTCATTTTTTCTTCAGTTTCACCCTCTGAATAAACTTGTCATCCATTTGCTGTAATCTAGAAACCTGTTTAAAGTCAACACGTCCTATTCCAAGTATCCTACCCTCGTGATGAGGGAACTCAAAAGGTTCGGTAAGAAAGGGAAAGATGATGAATGCTATGTCAAGCCTGTTGTTCTCGATATGAACAGAAAGTGTCATCCATCAGATCGAATGACATGAATCCAAAACAATGGTTCATGTGACTTGTACCTTAAGTCTCCTCGTTGACTTGGGTGGGACACAACCATGGCCTCTGTTTTCTCACCTTGCTGGCTAAGTTTTACCATGGCTAATGGTATTGGAAACCTTTATGTGAGAGGCTAAGAATTAGTTCCTTACAATTGAGTGATGAATAAGGAAGGAGGTGGTCATTATCATGTGTTCCATGTCAGGACACTGTTGGTGGCTCATGCCTTGTCTGGTCGTTGATAGATTTATAGGTTTTAGGTGTGAAAGATCTGTATCTTTTGTCTTTGGGTCCTCTTTCCCATGGTCCTCTGCAGACAAAACTCTGCATGGTATGACCCCAATGTCACAGACTTTTGGGAAGAAGAGATCGATGCAAACTAAGACACGTTCTTGTATTCTTGTGAAACTGTCTTAGCACTATAGTAATGGCTTCACAGTGCTCTGATTACACTCACAAAGTGTTTGGTCTCTGCAGAGAACTTTTGCCCATTCAAAGAATCATAGAATATGTTTGGTTCATCCAGAAGAACGATCCATCTCTTCACTTCCTGCATTAACTTTCCTTGTAATTGTTAAATTGAAGATGGAAGTGTTTTTGGATCATCTCCATCACCATTTAGTGGGTAACATCATGGTATTACTCCCAGTCATTTCCAATATCCATAATCTTAATAACTTCATCAAGTGAAATTAAATGTACCAGTGATATTTACACTAGTTAGAAACGCTTCTCAGTAAGTAGAACATTTTTTATGCTGGAAGAAATTACATCAGATAACAACATGAGGAGAATGTAATATATGGACTTGGGGGTGAGGATTGGTGGTAGAGAAGCTTCCTTTGGCTCAAAAATTCAAGCTTTTCTGTTGAAA
Coding sequences:
- the LOC135592796 gene encoding L-type lectin-domain containing receptor kinase SIT2-like gives rise to the protein MSAVLLRASVCLLLLLFLHRKLAASANGGDSFTYSGFRGANLTLDGVAAISSDGLLVVTNKTTQIKGHAFHPSPLHFRNPSNGTIFSFSTTFVFGFVSEFTNLSGNGMAFLVSPTMDFSKALGSQYLGLFNQSNNGNSTNHVLAIELDSIFNPEFADMNDNHVGIDINGLKSNKSQSAGYYADDSGLLNTLSLRNCEAMQVWVDYDGQTKLINVTLAPVPMAKPHKPLLSDTIDLSSVLLDPMFVGFSSSTGPFLTSHYVLGWSFKMNGVAPDLDDSLLPVLPCPRSKGKSDVLDIVLPLASAGLVLITVGIIVLLVRRRIKYAELLEDWELEYGPHRFSYKDLFEATKGFRDKELLGMGGFGRVYKGVLQTSKVEVAVKRVSHESRQGMREFIAEVVSIGRLRHRNLVQLLGYCRRKGELLLVYDYMQNGSLDKFLYDEAKPTLDWPTRFRIIKGVASGLLYLHEDWEQVVIHRDVKASNVLLDHELNGRLGDFGLARLYDHGTAPKTTRVVGTMGYLAPELARTGKATTITDVFAFGIFVLEVACGRRPVDPITFGEELILLDWVLENWRKGCIQETSDPRLGEEFVVEEMEMVLKLGLLCSHPLPAGRPSMRQVVEYLEGNAPLPELSPTYLSFSVLAMLHNEVSRTKNFSQALGSQYLGLFNMSNNGNSTNHVLAIELDTIRNPEFHDIDNNHVGIDINSLTSNQSYTAGYYPNDTDSFQNLSLSSGRAMQLWVDYDSGKMLLDVTLAPVPVAKPRKPLLSAPVDLSSVFSDTMYVGFSSSTGPFLTSHYVLGWSFKMNGVARALDYSMLPSLPRTKSDRRSKALRIGLPLASAALVAIVVGIIVLYVRWRIKYAELLEDWEVQYGPHRFSYRDLFNATKGFQDKELLGIGGFGRVYRGVLPSSRSEIAVKRVSHGSRQGMREFIAEIVSIGRLRHRNLVQLLGYCRRKGELLLVYDYMPNGSLDNFLYDQDKPTLDWATRFRIIKGVASGLLYLHEDWEQVVIHRDIKASNVLLDHEWNGRLGDFGLARLYDHGTDPLTTHVVGTTGYLAPELARNGKATTVTDVFAFGAFVLEVACGRRPVETMADEEQFVLLDWVVENWRKGSILDTRDARLGEEYVAEEVELALKLGLLCSHPLPAARPRMRQVVRFLEGDTPLPELSPTYLSFSVLRLPHNEGFDDHIVSYPSSSVATASVVSGISGGR